Proteins from one Triticum aestivum cultivar Chinese Spring chromosome 7A, IWGSC CS RefSeq v2.1, whole genome shotgun sequence genomic window:
- the LOC123151509 gene encoding uncharacterized protein has protein sequence MAATKKPKAKPQKPAKVTAARIAKMMAEGDEMIRNMTPEERARLIAESMAKKSAEEAAAAKDEVGDDEEETAPTQCEEEWLAAKFRSMWRRYLAPCGVTFDQTTSIPSMRHVNPASDCSAKAMDTLQIMSVKVAAINGGLHWPLQVFGIVAARDYLDRKRNIIFHRPRTDCQTITQDDCYLALSGPTRAIVVSYDPTYLEVSLKVKGATESEDKDLSALVVVFRAGACPQSVFPSRLSTLEINFDHIYHSVEATVFIRIIGGSWPDGFRGVFSAASSRDDTLQVKLLDFEDGGLPVDANGVITLTRHVVSAALQRNLKVSVMAFPVKEGFAAEASEAVLEPHRAGVSPPGVNLCVGSCSMEVRVAWSCFCCEW, from the exons ATGGCGGCGAcgaagaaacccaaggccaagcCTCAAAAACCAGCCAAGGTGACGGCTGCGAGGATAGCAAAGATGATGGCTGAAGGGGACGAGATGATAAGAAACATGACGCCTGAAGAAAGGGCCAGGCTTATTGCCGAGTCCATGGCTAAAAAATCGGCCGAGGAAGCTGCTGCGGCGAAAGATGAAGTtggagatgacgaggaggagactgCACCGACACAATGCGAGGAAGAATGGCTCGCTGCCAAGTTTCGCTCTATGTGGAGAAGATACCTAGCTCCCTGTGGTGTTACCTTCGACCAAACCA CATCTATCCCTTCCATGCGTCATGTGAATCCTGCTTCGGATTGCTCGGCCAAGGCCATGGACACTCTGCAGATTATGTCAGTCAAAGTTGCAGCAATCAACGGGGGCTTGCACTGGCCACTGCAGGTGTTTGGTATCGTTGCCGCGCGTGATTACTTGGATCGTAAGCGCAATATTATTTTCCACCGGCCGAGGACTGACTGCCAAACCATCACCCAGGAT GATTGCTACCTAGCACTGTCAGGTCCGACCCGTGCCATTGTCGTGTCATATGATCCTACATACCTTGAGGTATCGCTCAAAGTGAAGGGCGCTACTGAATCTGAGGATAAAGATTTAAGTGCTCTTGTTGTGGTGTTTAGAGCTGGAGCCTGTCCTCAAAGTGTCTTCCCTAGCAGGCTTAGCACGCTGGAAATTAATTTTGATCACATTTATCACTCGGTGGAGGCCACGGTCTTTATAAGAATCATTGGCGGGTCGTGGCCGGATGGCTTTCGGGGTGTATTTAGTGCTGCCTCCAGTAGGGATGACACCCTGCAAGTCAAGTTACTTGACTTTGAAGATGGTGGGTTGCCTGTTGACGCTAATGGTGTGATCACGCTCACACGACATGTGGTCTCTGCTGCGCTTCAGAGGAACCTGAAGGTTTCTGTAATGGCATTTCCAGTTAAGGAGGGATTTGCGGCAGAGGCCAGCGAAGCAGTTTTAGAACCTCATAGAGCCGGTGTAAGCCCCCCAGGAGTCAATCTCTGTGTTGGCTCGTGTAGTATGGAAGTTCGTGTTGCTTGGTCCTGTTTCTGTTGTGAGTGGTGA
- the LOC123150169 gene encoding uncharacterized protein, translating to MLSLPLPRHAEAPNPKLPTTSACLLRPRGRLLLGSSRCRAATKYQSAESPDASSLRLASVAAPSPPASVRPPDGGGLLLLLSVAASAVAISASFIFFSAIPSMLDCKRAAESLEKSFDLTREKLPESMASVRLVAKEIGALSVDLSDLSQELTKVVRSSLSIVHTADAQLRQLATSAQQGTAQGVANRNKAVGEPLVATTVREVRELIADIRSGFGAASGITSLFMWASKVWSKRPTNNSQ from the exons ATGTTGTCCCTTCCTCTTCCTCGCCACGCCGAAGCCCCCAACCCCAAGCTCCCGACCACCTCCGCCTGCCTCCTCCGCCCGCGCGGCCGTCTCCTGCTCGGGTCCAGCAGATGCAGAGCTGCCACGAAGTATCAGTCGGCTGAGTCCCCGGATGCTTCGAGCCTGCGCCTCGCCTCCGTGGCCGCTCCCTCCCCGCCCGCCTCTGTCCGACCCCCAGacggcggcggcctcctcctcctcctctccgtcgctGCTTCCGCG GTTGCAATATCTGCCAGCTTCATATTCTTTTCGGCGATTCCCTCCATGTTG GACTGTAAGAGGGCAGCAGAGTCTCTTGAAAAGTCATTTGACCTCACAAGAGAGAAGCTTCCTGAAAGTATGGCTTCAGTGAGACTAGTTGCAAAAGAGATCGGTGCCTTGAGTGTTGATCTCAGTGACCTAAG TCAAGAATTGACGAAGGTTGTGAGGAGTTCCTTGAGCATTGTTCATACAGCTGACGCTCAACTTCGCCAGCTGGCAACCTCAGCCCAACAAG GAACCGCTCAGGGGGTGGCTAACCGGAACAAAGCAGTAGGTGAGCCATTGGTGGCTACTACTGTGAGAGAAGTCCGTGAGTTGATTGCGGACATCCGGTCAGGATTTGGAGCAGCCTCTGGCATCACCAGCCTTTTCATGTGGGCATCAAAAGTTTGGTCAAAGCGCCCTACGAATAACTCACAGTGA